The following coding sequences are from one Primulina eburnea isolate SZY01 chromosome 15, ASM2296580v1, whole genome shotgun sequence window:
- the LOC140814512 gene encoding GDP-L-galactose phosphorylase 1-like isoform X2, with translation MLTIKRVPTVVSNYQENAPLEDHKSVTLGCDRNFLGSCWLPGQWEDRMRRGLFKHDVTSCETKVIPGKYGFIAQLNKGSHIKKPPTEFRIDKIIQPFDDSKFNFTKVGQEEVLFRFEPGTGNKSYYCASTSASTQESSPIVVTINSYSVAYGSTI, from the exons ATGTTGACTATAAAGAGGGTGCCAACTGTGGTTTCAAACTATCAAGAGAATGCTCCATTGGAGGACCACAAAAGCGTGACGCTGGGCTGTGACCGCAATTTCCTCGGAAGCTGCTGGTTGCCTG GACAGTGGGAGGATCGCATGAGAAGAGGACTTTTTAAGCACGACGTAACATCCTGTGAGACAAAGGTCATTCCAGGGAAGTATGGTTTTATTGCACAGCTGAACAAGGGGAGCCATATCAAGAAACCTCCGACAGAATTTCGTATTGACAAGATCATCCAACCCTTCGATGATAGCAAATTTAACTTCACTAAAGTGGGGCAAGAGGAAGTGCTCTTTAGGTTTGAGCCGGGTACCGGAAACAAATCTTACTACTGTGCCAGTACCTCCGCATCCACCCAGGAAAGTTCACCCATAGTGGTTACGATAAAT TCATACTC